A window of Drosophila sulfurigaster albostrigata strain 15112-1811.04 chromosome X, ASM2355843v2, whole genome shotgun sequence genomic DNA:
TAAAAAAGTTGAATCAAAGTATTTCATGCCTTAGTTCTTATTAGAAAAAGTAGTATAGAAGTATACAAAAACTTAGAATCGGattccaaattaattaatttatgtctCATCAGCCAGTGAAACGTTCATGAATGACGTTCAAGAAAgccaaaaattgtttctttaaGTATTTCTGTGTGTCACCTCTTTATCTTTGAGAGGTTTCCCCCAGTGTCGTTTAATTAGCCAACAAGCGATTTCagtcaattgaattttaacattttttctatTCGATTGTTTTAAACTATTTACTTTTCTCTTGCAGTTCGAGAAGACCGCAGATCATCTGTTCGATGCCGCGTACTATGGACAAACGGATGCCATCAATGGCGTCTCAGAGCGCATCATCTTGGGCATGCCGGCGGGAATTGGAACGGGCATCTTTAAGCTGCTGCAGTATCATGCTGATAAGGAGGTGCCGCCTACCGAGCCGACAATCTTCAATGTGATGGGACTGCAGCCGGTTGCCTAGCGCAATTTGCAGCAAATGAAACGTCACAGCTACAAACACCCGCCCGCCCTCTCAGCTCCTGTGAAATGCCGTAAACCGTAGTCGATTAAGTCGTTAAGTTAGTTAGCTACtagttaataaatatgcaactAGACATTTGATAAAGCTGGTGCCTTGCTGGCTGCAAGGACTTAACAGAGTTAAGCTGCCGCATgagttaaataatttatgtcaAAAAGGGGAACTGCTGGATGTGCCtgtcatatttattttacttctaACGAGTTCtttcattacaatttttatttttactatattatACCTTTAAATTTGCGCTATTATCCTTGCtggtttataataatttatgtaaaatgaTATTAGCTGGTATTGCAGCAGTGAAAGTGCCTGtcatattctttatagttCTTTCGCTCTTTTTGGTCATTTCTATTATACctttaattttgtgaatttttctATTATCCTTGCTGGTTTCGTGCACCAAAGCCAATGTCCTGCTTgactatatatgtatctttATGCTGAATCCTCAGTAAATTCACAACAATTTGTAAGGACTTTCATGAATTCTACTTGCAAGAATAACTTAACAATGGCTACCACTCGGCAGTATCCTGGCGAATTTGGTCCTTTCACTCAAAATAGTTACTTTCATTAAGTTCTGTTCACTGCTCAGAGGATATACctttcaaatttcattatcCTTGCTGATATCCTGTACCAAAGCCAATGTCCTTGAGCGCCAGTAAAAAATGCAGCTGCTTGTCTATATCCTTAAACTGAATACTCACGAAATTCACAATAATTCGTGAGgattttcattgatttttatttgcaagGATATCTTCATAATAGCATAACTCGGCAGTATCCTGCGGGATTTCAAAATGTCATACCATTTCGTAATCTACATCATTCTGGCTATCGATTTGCATTCAAAAATTTCcgcaatgcaacaaaaaaattcctCAAATTTTTCAAGGGGAGGCATGCAAATTTTGgttaaaaatcacaaaatcgCCTGTAACTCGGCCATTCTAAGAACGATTtcgatgtcctttggcagaatGTTAGCTGACAGGATAAGCTTCCAGAAACTGTGCCTAGATCCTTGAAAGTCCTGCAAACCTGCGAGTTAGAAGGACtttttcgttttaaaaaaTCTCGTCATAACTCGAAGGTCCTTGACAGGACATGGCTGACATGAGTGTCAAACGATAGGTAATCCTTAGCACTATCGACTGGCCAAAGGACATTTAAATCGTCCTGCTACTTTCCGAGTTATTCAggattttatgtttttggaTCATTTTCAGAGCAAAAATTTTCTcttcgaaaattttttttttctaatttgaaTAACGAATGAAAACACCctgtaaatgaaataaactgtTGTAGCTTTTGATTCACttagttatttattacataaatatatagagtatagtatatgtagttgtagttgtagcgatagttgtgtatatatatatatatatagagtatagtAATTATATAGGGTATCTTTGCTTcgcatatatatgtgtgtgtgtgatttaattaacatacagaaatttacaaattcataatccataatttataattaataatatttagatTGTtacaaactaataaaaaaaaattcaactaaaaacaaagaaattcgTTCAATATTTTTTCCACTCAATTTTTAGCTAACCTATAGATATATAGAGATAAAGTTTTCGACTTAGATAATatagcgaaaaaaaaaaacagaaaaaaaattaaaacttaaatatgcatatcacaggattattatttatacaaatgaaattgttgttgctcgttattgaaattaaaatgaaaaagaaaaaaaaagggagggaaaaactttaatttcatttcaattatttcatgAAACCCAAAAACAAAGTATAAATCAAAGAATGCGCGGAAAATTTGGAGCAAAAGCAGGATTAGAGGAGCAGGATCAGGATCAGGCTCAGGCGCTACTTATCAAACGTTTCCTcgattatatatatgtatatgtagatctaatatataaatatatatatacgtatgtacgtaataagagagagatagagacttAGGCTTGATGCATATTTTAGTTGGGAGTCTTAAGACTAATCACGCAATAGGCGACGACCTTTCCTTAGATAattcagtttgtttttttctttttgttttatcgtTAATCGTTTATCCTGACTATATGACTATGTAAAATTGTTTCTTCAACTAGAGAAttgaccacaaaaaaaagatgaaaaaatgGAGCAAAATCAGTCAATGGGAATGGCGGAGGAGGTGGACGAAATTGTGGAACTTCCTCCATCCGTTGCCTCCAGAtccatctgcatctgcatctgggTCGCTGTCTCCGGTTGCACGTAGCCCGCTCGGCGATCGTGGATGAGCATCGAAAGCGTCTCCAGGCTGCGACGCACCTGTTCGAACAATAAACGATAATGCcaaataaatatcataaacaacatcaacaagttTTAGTAGAAGTTTTCTTGCTAATACTGATAACTATCTCAAGTTGAGAGCATTTGGATTTATTGCCTATGACTCGCTCTATCGAGCCAGCCATTCAGTCTGCCCCGCATTGATAAGATTATGCAAAGAGTCGCTGCTTAGCTGCTGGTGTCCATAATTATCTGTCTCTCAGTACTTTTTATCACTGCTTAAaagctcactctctctctgcagCAAAGCTTTAGGCAACAGATAGCCACAAAATGCAACTCATACtatctacatatataacaGAGAAAAGTGATAACGCGTTCCCTCATTGACTTATCGAAAAATGGCAGTTTGACTACATATTGAAAACTTGAAATATATGCCAATAGTAATTGGAGTAAACTCTTCTATGGCAAGTAACTAACTAATTTGATAAATCCTGAATGACTATGGAAACTTCTGCTGAAGAGCTGCTGACATATACTGTAAGTAAATTCATTGCTGACTATGGAAAGTTTTGTTGAATGCTGCTGACATTTACTGTAAGTAAATTCCTTGATGACTATAGAAAGTTTTGCTGACATTTCTTGCACGTAAAGTGCTTGATGACTTTGGAAAGTTCTGCTAATATTTCTTATTCATAGTCTTTGACGACAGTGGAAACTACTGCTGAAGTTCTGCTGATATTTCCAGCACCTAAAATCCTTGATGAATATGGAAAGTTCTGCTGAAGTGCTGCTGACAATTCATGTACGTAAAGTCGTTGATGATTATGAAAAGTTCTGCTGACATTTCCTGTATGTAAAATTCTTCTTGACAATGGAAACTTCTGCTCAAGTTCTGCTGACATTTCCTCTGCTCACCTTCGATATTTGTTCCAGATTCTTCGATAAAATGTGCTGAGCTTCGGCTGTGCTTTTATCCTGCAGCTCCTTTTGCCAGCGCAGCGCATCAGCAAAAATATCGTCATCGTTGCCCGAGCGCTACAACGAAACGAGAGCTTAGCTTAAAGAGTCACAAAGAGGAGCGTGAGGATCTTCTtaccaaattgaaatcaactGGTGTGTTGTAGAGATGTGTTTTGGCCTCAATGTCCAGTATGCGATAGAGCAAAAAGACGGAGAATAGCGCCAGCATAATGGCCAACATGATGCCCAAATAGAGCACATGCAACTCGGTCAGCGTTGGCAGCTTGCGACTCAAACGCGAACGCAGCGACGACGTTGTGCtcgctgatgctgttgttgttgttgctgttgcatttgcagttaaAATTCTGACGggtgtcgctgctgttgttgttgctgtgattgtGTTGGAAGGAAGCGCGGAAGTCGAGAGTTgtggcacagcagcagcagcggcgacaAATGTTTGCTGCGTTTGCTCCTCATAGTGGACGATGGGCGGCGCCGAGCTGCGGATGGTCACCTGATCCAACTCATTGGCCACGCCCAGCGTGCTCTTGCCCGGGAGATCTAAAAGATCAGAAAAGAATGcaagtttcaatttcaaattctcaacttcaattcaatttcgtttGCTTACCGGAATGTCGGTCGGCGATGTTGCGCTGCCTCAGCTGCATCTCTTGTTGttcggttgctgctgccgccgccgctgcggCTGCTGAGCGCAAATGTGGCGGACTCTCGTTGCCGCTGATCGAGCAACTGCTGTCGTCATCGAGCAGATACTCTTCAGGTAGCTCCACATCGACGGGCAGCGGTTTTGGGAGTATCTCATTGCCTGTCGCCAGTTGAGTGCACACGGTGCACATCAGCCGGAAGGCGGCCTCGCGACTGATGAAGCTGCCGAAGACGTGACGCTCATCGGcggttgccacgcccactgcaTTTGGTATGATCTTTGCTGTTTTCTCCTTTGAGATTTTCGTCACCGACGATGTGGGTATTACAACCTAAAAGAAATTTgggaaaaaaaacacaaaagattTTAGTAAGGCATATAAATGCGAATAGAAGTGCTTACagagtatctcaaagtcgaacAACAAGACTTTGAGATACTCTATAAGCACATATATGCAATGAAACCAGAGtgtagttttaaaatttggcAGCTCTAGATCTCATAGTATTCGAGTTACAGGCTTCGAAGCAtgtggacagacagacagactttAAGATTTATCGGTAATATCTATGCTTTTAACCTAAAGTTAATCATGACCAGAGTGTGAGCTGAAAATTTTACAGTTCCAGCTCTCATAGTATTCGAGTTACAGACTTCCAAGCAtgtggacagacagacagacggacggagcAAGCTTTTTTCAACTTACCTTGGTTACATAACCGAAAACATTGGAATAGAAAGCGAAATGCTGTTCCGTTATATAGAGATGTCCTTGAAGCGGAATGTCGCCAACAAGAGCACACGAAAAATCTGcaaaaattaagaaacaaaatttttatttattgacataacttaagaaaaatgaaattacattaGTTTtgattaatatatgtatgagataacgaaaaaaaataatatatatttacattcatTACTGGAAAATTTTAACTATTGAAAACTTAAGTTACGTTATGaactataaacaaaaactatatCTTTAAGCTAAATTATTGATGCTCTGAACATCAAATTCTCTTCTTTGCATAACTATAACTTAAGTGTGTTGACatttcttaatatttcttaaaatatttatgccaaaagcaaaatcagGCTTTAGCTggcaatttgatatattttgttacattgaaaaatagataatataagcgcaaaaatactgaaatatacatttcctATACATTTAGTAATCAATATAGTACCATTCCCAATTaacataccgcaaaaatactgaagtcTACCAAAGTTAGTATAATTACATAGTACCATTCAttatactatatcaatatactaaaaacatagttgttggtatatttaacataTCGATAAAATACTGAGATATGCGAAAGTTTGTATACTTATACTGTACCTTTCAATATACTtcaataatatactaaaacgtTGCCTTTGGTGtcatattttggtatattttgggaataataccgcataataatatataatattatattataataatattttcaaatttgaaaaacaaacaaaataaaataattttcggAAAACATGGAGACTACTTACAGTTAATGAGTTTCTCATCCTTGGAGACTTGTGAGAAGTGTCGATGGAATTTCTTCACACGCGAACTGGAGACTTCCTTGCGCTTTTTCTCCTTCTCGGGAGGCgtcgcagttgctgctgtcgctccCGTTGTTGCGCTTGCCGATGCTGTGGACGCTACCACAACGGAGTGGTGGTGACCGGAGGTGCCAGCGGCGGCAGATGTGGATGagatcgctgctgctgccgccgcggACGTTTGCTGATCATGTTTCGCCGTGCTGAGGCCTTTACCGCCGGCTGTTAAGCCGCCGCCTCCGCCGTTGCCTGCTTTGCTCTGATTGCTGCGCGGACTGGGATTGGGACTGCTGCCAAGACTGTGGGCACTACCGCTCGGCTGCAGCGGCGCACCTGAGTTGGCGTAGCTCTGAGGCAAGGAACTGCAAGCAAgaagaataaagaaatatcGTTATAAGAGGAATTACTTAGAAACACTTCTAAAGATATCAACTAAGGAAGTTAcaaacaaagatgttaatCAATTAATCAGATTAAAAGCTAATCTTGGCAGATAAAtctttaaaagttattttttgcttgtatagaacaacaattaaatcccttaaaaactatgcaaatttGGTTTACCAGGAAAGCGCTAAGAgctttattatatattatatattaagcGCAACCGATTGACTATGTAAACTGAAGCTTAGGTTAAGGAGCAGCTTTAAAGCTCAAGCTGTTGGATTGGAAAAACCTTCACAGCAAAGGTAAACGCTCAAAGctttaatattgtatatacgaAAGCTCGTTCAATCTTGGCCCATTGACCACGTTAACTAAAGCTTTTGCTCAACATCAGCTTATAAGCTCAAATTGTTGCTTCAGCTAAGTTGGTTAATCCTGAAGGAAAGGTTTAAAAAATTAGACGTTCAGtgctttaataaatatgaaatttcgTTAAATCTTAATTGTCTCTTTAAACGTAAGCTTAGATCAAATATCAGCTTAAAAGCTCaagatttttcatttcaaacatAATAACACCGAAGCTAAACGCTCGGagctttaaaatataagaaaGTTCATTGAAGCTAAACTAAAGCTTAGGCTAAACAGCAGCTTATAAGCTTAAACTGTAGCCTTTGAAATAGCTTCAAACTCAGCTAAGTTGATTAATCCTTAAGACTACGCTTAAAAGATTAGACAATATGCATATTCGATGCATAATAAATAGCATTAAAAGCGTGAAATATTTCCCTTAACGATATTGCTAGCTTTAAGCTTCACCGAAAGTCGTTACATGCGTTACGAAATGTACGAGAAGTTTTGCGGTTCTGGGACAACGATAACTTGACCACGGTCAAGTGGAATTATCACAGCTGGCAGTTACACAAAAGCAAGGTCCGAAGATAAAGCGAAACCCCGAGTACAAGTACAAGTACACTTGCTAGATCCGTTTGGGATGGATGACTGTAACAGGGTATTGAGCTCATAACTATTGTGGCCTATCACTAGAAAAGCAGGCCAGTCgtcatttactttttatgatGAGAGGCCATAAACTACGGAAAACAGAAAAGCAACTGCAAGTTGAACGACTTGCTTAGACCCTGTAATGATTGCATCAAATAAATGTAGACTCCCGATTGCTCTAACAAAATGTACAGGGTATACAGCATAGGCACAAGTGTATCAATTTTATGTGTTTATAAGTGGAAATTGTGTTTTCTCACGCTGACTAAAGTTACAGCTGCTGTTGGATGATGATCGCATAGGGTATACAAAAGCACAGTTGGGAGggaagcagcagcgacgacaTTTAATGGCGCAATTGAGAGTACAATTAGCGATATATAGAAAGAGGTCTGGGGGCAACAGGTGCTGCCTGCCGACTGTCAGGTGTTAATACTGGCCGAGTCTGCAGCGTAATGGCTAATAGGCATTATGAAAATTCAATGataactcaactcaactcaattcaatCCAGCTGATCGTCTCTGCTCAATACTGAGTGCTTGACTGACGCAATGATGGATTGGTATTGGATGATATTGATGGTGTTACCGCTTATCGGGGTAAAACGCACTAAAATacgcaaaaagcaaaacgtgTGCCAAGATTTATGATACTCCTCCATATCAACACAATATATGATTCTCCATCTCTTTCGGTTTCTCTGACGCTATCGTCTGCAGATTGTCTCCCAATGatctaatattatattttctttttttttttggctgggACATCAGTATTCACTTCATACACATTCCGCATAGTTCAACTGATAAGCATTATTTGCTCTCTTCGTGtgtttcttattatttattatgcttttttttcatactttttttttatctatacCACGAAACGGGGAGTGAATCAGCAAACGCTTGGGAACGCTGTCGAACCCCCCATTGAGAAAAAGACAGAGCTCTAAAGAAACGTCTtcttacaaaaacaataaataaatataaataactgtAAAAACAtacgacaacaaaataaaataaataaagagatAAGCTTCAACTTAATCCCAGCAAAACTCGTGTATGCCTTCGACTTTAAACTCAGTTATCAGTTATCGAAATTTCGAGCTAACGTAATTAGTTAATTTCTAATTGAATGACCTGCCTGAAccactttttgttttggttaaGCAAAACTTGCAGCATGAGCATGAcctggcttggcttggcttggctttcaACCTTCTCCACGTCTCCACGTCTTCACGTTACATCATCCATTTGCGACTCATCTAAATTGTATTGTCACTTCCCCAACAATGAATGTATTTTAGTCAAAGAGCTTGTCAGCGTGTAAATTCGTTGGTTATCTCTACAAAATATTGGCTACACACATTATGAAATATATCAAGCGTCTCTCGTAATATTcttggcaacattttaaacAGCAAGTAAGCAAAGAGTTTAAATACGTTGCTAACGAGAATTCTTAGGCTTATGCAAGCACATTTTATGGCTTAGCAATTCTTCTATTTCCTTTCACAGAATGTGCGGGATTATACAAAGTTTACAATATTAAGATTTTGACTGTGACATTACTTACGAATTACCATAGAATACGTAAAGAATGGAATTACCATAGAAGAGCTTATTAAAGCTCAACTTTAAAGCACAAATATGGGATATTAGACGTAATTTGTTCACCCCCACTTTATGAAAGTTTGCCTTAGCATCtcttataataaattatgtgtCAAAATTCTCATGCAGCACACAAAacttatatgtacatataagtTCTAAGTGCTCTATCCCTATGCTCTACTTTACTCTATGCCTGCAATTTGTTCACCCCCCGTAGCATCtcttataattaaaattcttataaaGCACCCAAAACCTTTGTGTATAAGCTGCTCTATCCCTATGCTCTGCTTTGCCCTACGCCTGCAATGTAAGCTCTTATACACCACTCTTATACTTAAGTTGCCTGCAATTTTGGCCTGTCTATCTCTCTTACACTTACGGCGTGGAGTTGTAGTGTTGCTTATGCTTTGTGTTCGCCTTCAAGTGATCGCCGCCATCTTGTGAGCCGCTCTCTTGAGCAGTCCTATCGCGAAGGTTGCAaaagctgccgctgccgctactgttactgttgttgttgttgctgctggactCAATGAGCGACATGCGTTTAATGGAACGCGCGACGCTGCGTGCGGCAGCATTGACAAAGCCCCGTTCGCGAGAATGATGGCGACCATCGCTCTTGTGACGTCGCATTACCGGCGGCGGCTCAGTGCTATCGTTAAGCTCACTGCTCAAGATGCTGCTATCATTATGcgtattgttgttggtatCAATGCTTTCCAGTGACTCGTTGGCAACGCCGCGAATATCAACGCGCTCTGatttactgctgttgttgttgttgctgtcgccgtTGGCGTCGTCAAAGAGATCCTGCTCAAAGAAGACACTAAGCCGGCCACTGCCACGCGTATTCGAATTCTCACTGGACACGTGCATTATTTACGATTTATCGATTCACTCAAtagttgctattgttattagCACTTTATCGTTGCACAGCACCaacttgcaaaaaaatatagtgtatgtttgtatatttgttattctaTTTAGACAAAGTGAAAAGCGCGCGCACTGTAAGCTCGATGAAAGCAAACTAAGACAAAAAAAACGCACTCGAAAACTCAAAGTCAAGTGAAGCGAAACAAAGCCAAAGTGCTGCTGGAGTTAAAGAGAGAGCGCGCGAGAGGCTGAGGCGGAGttagagagaacgagagagcgaCCTCTAACAGTTACTAACGGCACTTGCTTCTGCATTCAACAGTTGTGCCttcgctttgtttgttttgaattcTGTTTTGTCGATTCTATTCTTTTAGTGTTGGtgttcttattgttatttttttttcgtttttgcactttgttgttttttcgtCGACGTCGTCTGCCGGTCGCTGGTCGTGTCTGCGCCAGCGTCTCGCATTAACTGAAACGACGTTTGACAGCGCCAGCAATGCCAGTTAGCTGGGCTCTAGCGCtgacgtcaacgtcgacgctggcagcgtcagcaacagcaacaaaacggTAGCAGAGGCCGAGCCGCGGCGGTTCGATTGCTTGCTTTGTTTACTACTATTATCAGGGCATTGCAGTCACGAATAACAGCGAAAGCATCTAATTATGTTAAACGGCTTACAGCTGTTAACAGCGCTTGCATAACAGCAAAGCATGACAGAAGGATCGTTTAGTCCGAGTCTGTTAtcaatgtaaatgtaattaacAGTGCGAGTCTTTGgaattatgattatttcttttcttcacATATTTGTGGGTAATTAAGAAACAGAAATAATATGACTGAATGTAATGAATAT
This region includes:
- the LOC133847397 gene encoding GRAM domain-containing protein 2B-like isoform X3; its protein translation is MNYNYLSPPALQHEETNEPQQNQQQQQQLSNSSSRVCSRSASPCRRGRERERANSLTPPQQQESISPLTSTPTQDSISPLPMRKRPPPRPTTTTTSQQQQQLNEIFRPRCNTDPSRSPNHNGKKPTVTRSVLGSLLRQTLKVTSASVGFSASEERLTQLATTGSLGDNAKRKHSRSTSSVVHTVANGGNSVTDERASTSMAPLQLPSKGAAAANANAIATAKNSSGSNPTTTTTAATRSELSEEQRLQLIQQQQLELQQRRLQYIQQLSLPETFDPDDSSLPQSYANSGAPLQPSGSAHSLGSSPNPSPRSNQSKAGNGGGGGLTAGGKGLSTAKHDQQTSAAAAAAISSTSAAAGTSGHHHSVVVASTASASATTGATAATATPPEKEKKRKEVSSSRVKKFHRHFSQVSKDEKLINYFSCALVGDIPLQGHLYITEQHFAFYSNVFGYVTKVVIPTSSVTKISKEKTAKIIPNAVGVATADERHVFGSFISREAAFRLMCTVCTQLATGNEILPKPLPVDVELPEEYLLDDDSSCSISGNESPPHLRSAAAAAAAAATEQQEMQLRQRNIADRHSDLPGKSTLGVANELDQVTIRSSAPPIVHYEEQTQQTFVAAAAAVPQLSTSALPSNTITATTTAATPVRILTANATATTTTASASTTSSLRSRLSRKLPTLTELHVLYLGIMLAIMLALFSVFLLYRILDIEAKTHLYNTPVDFNLRSGNDDDIFADALRWQKELQDKSTAEAQHILSKNLEQISKVRRSLETLSMLIHDRRAGYVQPETATQMQMQMDLEATDGGSSTISSTSSAIPID
- the LOC133847397 gene encoding pneumococcal serine-rich repeat protein-like isoform X2 produces the protein MSTISENEAASTEGESTESTLQQLKAKKNKSNLFLIKSYSFIDKTNTINNNNNNNNINNNNNSSKHNNNNISRACAKLTTAELLSPDLDPFVDISSLVLSQPDADKKQSRLKKPKKQKPPKTKTKSKAKTTKQPQQQHEVDEELEISEQEAMLLRRNAPHEYEELLQHLPNANGGSLPRPQSLPAKVHLEAASSVLIAPRAPTPAKRLSNNNNNIKRESFLRQSLQSIRRSFGSNKHSSKLAMIAASTASSPTASPLPSPSPKSRVFSNGSTTSSASTTSSTTSSCSSSAAISLLMKAQAHNHILDEFLPTPVVLLLNDHSQDVGDAGRLSNSSLPQSYANSGAPLQPSGSAHSLGSSPNPSPRSNQSKAGNGGGGGLTAGGKGLSTAKHDQQTSAAAAAAISSTSAAAGTSGHHHSVVVASTASASATTGATAATATPPEKEKKRKEVSSSRVKKFHRHFSQVSKDEKLINYFSCALVGDIPLQGHLYITEQHFAFYSNVFGYVTKVVIPTSSVTKISKEKTAKIIPNAVGVATADERHVFGSFISREAAFRLMCTVCTQLATGNEILPKPLPVDVELPEEYLLDDDSSCSISGNESPPHLRSAAAAAAAAATEQQEMQLRQRNIADRHSDLPGKSTLGVANELDQVTIRSSAPPIVHYEEQTQQTFVAAAAAVPQLSTSALPSNTITATTTAATPVRILTANATATTTTASASTTSSLRSRLSRKLPTLTELHVLYLGIMLAIMLALFSVFLLYRILDIEAKTHLYNTPVDFNLRSGNDDDIFADALRWQKELQDKSTAEAQHILSKNLEQISKVRRSLETLSMLIHDRRAGYVQPETATQMQMQMDLEATDGGSSTISSTSSAIPID
- the LOC133847397 gene encoding GRAM domain-containing protein 2B-like isoform X4, translating into MNYNYLSPPALQHEETNEPQQNQQQQQQLSNSSSRVCSRSASPCRRGRERERANSLTPPQQQESISPLTSTPTQDSISPLPMRKRPPPRPTTTTTSQQQQQLNEIFRPRCNTDPSRSPNHNGKKPTVTRSVLGSLLRQTLKVTSASVGFSASEERLTQLATTGSLGDNAKRKHSSSLPQSYANSGAPLQPSGSAHSLGSSPNPSPRSNQSKAGNGGGGGLTAGGKGLSTAKHDQQTSAAAAAAISSTSAAAGTSGHHHSVVVASTASASATTGATAATATPPEKEKKRKEVSSSRVKKFHRHFSQVSKDEKLINYFSCALVGDIPLQGHLYITEQHFAFYSNVFGYVTKVVIPTSSVTKISKEKTAKIIPNAVGVATADERHVFGSFISREAAFRLMCTVCTQLATGNEILPKPLPVDVELPEEYLLDDDSSCSISGNESPPHLRSAAAAAAAAATEQQEMQLRQRNIADRHSDLPGKSTLGVANELDQVTIRSSAPPIVHYEEQTQQTFVAAAAAVPQLSTSALPSNTITATTTAATPVRILTANATATTTTASASTTSSLRSRLSRKLPTLTELHVLYLGIMLAIMLALFSVFLLYRILDIEAKTHLYNTPVDFNLRSGNDDDIFADALRWQKELQDKSTAEAQHILSKNLEQISKVRRSLETLSMLIHDRRAGYVQPETATQMQMQMDLEATDGGSSTISSTSSAIPID
- the LOC133847397 gene encoding pneumococcal serine-rich repeat protein-like isoform X1 encodes the protein MSTISENEAASTEGESTESTLQQLKAKKNKSNLFLIKSYSFIDKTNTINNNNNNNNINNNNNSSKHNNNNISRACAKLTTAELLSPDLDPFVDISSLVLSQPDADKKQSRLKKPKKQKPPKTKTKSKAKTTKQPQQQHEVDEELEISEQEAMLLRRNAPHEYEELLQHLPNANGGSLPRPQSLPAKVHLEAASSVLIAPRAPTPAKRLSNNNNNIKRESFLRQSLQSIRRSFGSNKHSSKLAMIAASTASSPTASPLPSPSPKSRVFSNGSTTSSASTTSSTTSSCSSSAAISLLMKAQAHNHILDEFLPTPVVLLLNDHSQDVGDAGRLSNRSTSSVVHTVANGGNSVTDERASTSMAPLQLPSKGAAAANANAIATAKNSSGSNPTTTTTAATRSELSEEQRLQLIQQQQLELQQRRLQYIQQLSLPETFDPDDSSLPQSYANSGAPLQPSGSAHSLGSSPNPSPRSNQSKAGNGGGGGLTAGGKGLSTAKHDQQTSAAAAAAISSTSAAAGTSGHHHSVVVASTASASATTGATAATATPPEKEKKRKEVSSSRVKKFHRHFSQVSKDEKLINYFSCALVGDIPLQGHLYITEQHFAFYSNVFGYVTKVVIPTSSVTKISKEKTAKIIPNAVGVATADERHVFGSFISREAAFRLMCTVCTQLATGNEILPKPLPVDVELPEEYLLDDDSSCSISGNESPPHLRSAAAAAAAAATEQQEMQLRQRNIADRHSDLPGKSTLGVANELDQVTIRSSAPPIVHYEEQTQQTFVAAAAAVPQLSTSALPSNTITATTTAATPVRILTANATATTTTASASTTSSLRSRLSRKLPTLTELHVLYLGIMLAIMLALFSVFLLYRILDIEAKTHLYNTPVDFNLRSGNDDDIFADALRWQKELQDKSTAEAQHILSKNLEQISKVRRSLETLSMLIHDRRAGYVQPETATQMQMQMDLEATDGGSSTISSTSSAIPID
- the LOC133847397 gene encoding GRAM domain-containing protein 2B-like isoform X7 → MAPLQLPSKGAAAANANAIATAKNSSGSNPTTTTTAATRSELSEEQRLQLIQQQQLELQQRRLQYIQQLSLPETFDPDDSSLPQSYANSGAPLQPSGSAHSLGSSPNPSPRSNQSKAGNGGGGGLTAGGKGLSTAKHDQQTSAAAAAAISSTSAAAGTSGHHHSVVVASTASASATTGATAATATPPEKEKKRKEVSSSRVKKFHRHFSQVSKDEKLINYFSCALVGDIPLQGHLYITEQHFAFYSNVFGYVTKVVIPTSSVTKISKEKTAKIIPNAVGVATADERHVFGSFISREAAFRLMCTVCTQLATGNEILPKPLPVDVELPEEYLLDDDSSCSISGNESPPHLRSAAAAAAAAATEQQEMQLRQRNIADRHSDLPGKSTLGVANELDQVTIRSSAPPIVHYEEQTQQTFVAAAAAVPQLSTSALPSNTITATTTAATPVRILTANATATTTTASASTTSSLRSRLSRKLPTLTELHVLYLGIMLAIMLALFSVFLLYRILDIEAKTHLYNTPVDFNLRSGNDDDIFADALRWQKELQDKSTAEAQHILSKNLEQISKVRRSLETLSMLIHDRRAGYVQPETATQMQMQMDLEATDGGSSTISSTSSAIPID